One Thermodesulfobacteriota bacterium DNA window includes the following coding sequences:
- a CDS encoding SDR family oxidoreductase, with protein sequence MSTLVTGGNGLVGSQIVRKLVERGDKVKVLLRKTSNTINIDNLNVERVYGDVTDIDSVRKALEGCDTLYHAAGIVSFKQADYNKMEEINVKGTQNVFKAAMEAGVKKAVYTSSVAAIGLKPGMEPATEETPFDPAGTDIQYVKSKYYAEQEALKFFGKGLPLVIVNPSIVIGAGDVYVSTSGFILWYCKRKLPGYTDGGINVVDAEDVAIGHLLAAEKGRLGERYILSNRNITIKELFEVLERVTGIPRPKMKIPYPLAYMGAFIVERILGISAPNYVAMDIDSVKGSKHFWYFDNSKAVRELGFSPRPLEETIQSTVNWFRGHGYL encoded by the coding sequence ATGTCTACATTGGTTACAGGGGGGAACGGTCTTGTAGGCTCTCAGATCGTGCGAAAACTGGTAGAGAGAGGGGACAAGGTAAAGGTACTATTGAGAAAGACCAGTAATACGATAAACATCGACAACTTAAATGTCGAAAGGGTTTACGGAGACGTGACGGATATAGACTCCGTGAGGAAAGCACTCGAGGGCTGCGACACCCTCTACCACGCGGCGGGCATCGTTTCGTTCAAGCAGGCCGATTATAATAAGATGGAGGAAATCAACGTAAAAGGGACGCAGAACGTATTCAAGGCCGCGATGGAGGCGGGCGTAAAGAAAGCCGTCTATACGAGCAGCGTCGCGGCTATAGGATTGAAACCCGGCATGGAGCCCGCAACCGAGGAGACTCCTTTTGACCCGGCAGGCACCGACATACAGTATGTGAAATCGAAATACTACGCAGAGCAGGAGGCCCTTAAATTTTTCGGAAAAGGCCTTCCGCTCGTAATCGTGAACCCTTCCATAGTCATAGGAGCGGGAGACGTCTACGTCTCGACCTCAGGGTTTATCCTCTGGTACTGCAAGAGAAAGCTTCCGGGATATACCGACGGGGGCATAAACGTGGTCGACGCCGAAGACGTAGCTATCGGACATCTGCTCGCGGCCGAGAAGGGCAGATTGGGGGAGCGCTACATACTGAGTAACCGCAATATCACTATAAAAGAGCTCTTCGAGGTCCTGGAGAGAGTGACGGGAATCCCGCGGCCGAAAATGAAAATACCCTACCCTCTCGCTTACATGGGCGCCTTCATCGTCGAGCGCATACTCGGCATCTCCGCCCCAAACTACGTCGCCATGGACATAGACTCCGTAAAGGGATCGAAGCACTTCTGGTATTTCGATAATTCGAAGGCGGTGCGGGAGCTCGGGTTCTCGCCGAGGCCGCTAGAAGAAACCATTCAAAGCACGGTGAATTGGTTCAGGGGGCACGGCTATCTCTGA
- the aroC gene encoding chorismate synthase, with protein MPGNSFGQLFRITTWGESHGLALGVVIDGCPAGLEITSEEIQSELDRRRPGQSRITTQRKESDSVEILSGVFEGKTLGTPISLMVRNEDVISKSYEDIKDTYRPGHADYTYDAKYGIRDYRGGGRSSARETVGRVAAGAVAKKILNRNGIETFGFVRQVGRIVARKIDRDEIERNIVRCPDAEKAAEMIELIEKVRKEGDSVGGTVEVISRGLPPGLGSPVFNKLDADLAAALMSLGGIRGFEVGMGFEASRKKGSQVNDVMYKDKNGKLRFKTNNAGGLLGGITNGEDLVVRIAIKPTSSISKVQHTVDKYGNPKELRVKGRHDPCLCPRAVPIAEAMVNLVLADHLLISRAARI; from the coding sequence ATGCCAGGAAATTCGTTCGGACAGCTCTTCCGTATAACCACCTGGGGCGAATCGCACGGCCTTGCGCTCGGGGTGGTAATCGACGGCTGCCCGGCAGGGCTCGAGATAACGAGCGAAGAGATACAGTCGGAGCTCGACCGCAGGCGCCCGGGCCAGAGCAGGATAACCACGCAGAGAAAAGAGTCAGACAGCGTCGAGATACTCTCGGGGGTTTTCGAGGGAAAAACGCTCGGCACGCCCATATCTCTCATGGTCAGGAACGAAGACGTCATATCCAAGTCCTACGAGGACATAAAAGACACCTACCGTCCCGGACACGCCGATTACACCTACGATGCGAAGTACGGGATAAGGGACTACAGGGGCGGGGGCAGGTCCTCGGCCAGGGAGACGGTCGGAAGGGTCGCAGCAGGAGCGGTCGCGAAAAAGATACTCAACCGGAACGGTATCGAGACTTTCGGGTTCGTGAGGCAGGTCGGTAGAATAGTCGCCCGGAAAATAGACCGGGACGAGATAGAGAGGAATATCGTAAGGTGCCCTGACGCGGAGAAGGCGGCCGAGATGATAGAGCTCATTGAGAAGGTGAGGAAGGAAGGGGACTCGGTCGGGGGGACGGTGGAGGTAATATCGAGAGGGCTGCCGCCGGGGCTCGGGAGCCCTGTCTTCAACAAGCTCGACGCCGACCTTGCGGCTGCGCTCATGAGTCTAGGCGGGATCAGGGGGTTCGAGGTGGGAATGGGGTTCGAAGCGTCCAGGAAGAAAGGCTCTCAGGTAAACGACGTAATGTATAAGGACAAGAACGGCAAGCTGAGGTTCAAGACGAATAACGCCGGAGGTCTTCTCGGTGGGATAACGAACGGCGAGGACCTCGTGGTGAGAATAGCAATAAAGCCCACCTCTTCCATTTCGAAGGTCCAGCACACGGTGGATAAATACGGGAACCCCAAGGAGCTCAGGGTGAAGGGCAGGCACGACCCGTGTCTCTGCCCGAGAGCGGTGCCGATCGCGGAAGCAATGGTCAACCTCGTTCTCGCCGACCACCTTCTCATATCGAGAGCAGCAAGGATATAG
- a CDS encoding aminotransferase class I/II-fold pyridoxal phosphate-dependent enzyme: MGIIIRESKDRRRHERVPVNFHVYSKNSGKMIGLAKDLSPKGLFIHTEDEYEPGTKLLLECDLSGAFPVKAYCEVKRYETNGTGEHGIGVEFINIYESDRAKLESYIEKSKHTLNSDDYYLSDFNDIPDEDLFKKAEVFWQYGVDMASKGYIRYRRPLASPSAHRVIIDDDFTGKKKEMIMMGSNNYLGITAHPRVMKIAKENIDKYGAGAGSVPLLAGTFDIHRRLEMKLAELKGAEDAIIFPSGYVTNLGCIQALVKNEDLAVIDRLAHASIIDGCMLSSGTFRTFKHSDVDSLESVLKRNKDNFKGKIVIVDGVYSMDGDIAPLRQIAETAHRYGAKVMVDEAHATGVIGERGKGTPSHFKMKPGEVDIVMGTLSKSLGGIGGFIASTKEVVTYLRYYTRSFFFSSNFPPSVAASVLAAIEVMESDKSLHENLWRNIKHMKESLKSMGFNTGQTESAIIPVMIGDELTQKKMNKRFHEEGIYVNAIPHPAVPKGQERFRFSVMATHTREDIDKTLEVVEKLGREFGIIGRPVSPGAPESEKYSVREISSREDIEKSVRFSWKVYKDYPAWVPYFLIKDHVKLISNDYFYFRKVYGKRFVVEENGEIVGTVSAFIDHYYNRYHDTNAGFLGFFEALPDKEEAVGLMLARAEEFLASEGCREVLGPVNGIFGLFGGGLLSSNYGKIPSFLQVYTQPYYHEYFTGAGFGPVKKLLHYTIDLKSPDNVKAIMKYSRELALPDIKIRQMNKSDWENEVRSVVRIFNNSLAQLWGNVPFDPDEFMEIADEFKSLIAPEYWLIAESGGEAVGFIGGFPQYASVFRGLDGELRPHKLVTLPLKLRGIKEGVLMIMGLLDEYKGKRIGSVLLSRVCEAMIGNGYEKVAGTWVLEDNLGSRRIVESLGGKVDLHWEMYSKTPAISEQAND, encoded by the coding sequence ATGGGGATAATAATCAGGGAATCGAAGGACCGAAGAAGGCATGAAAGGGTGCCGGTGAATTTTCATGTCTATTCCAAAAATTCCGGAAAGATGATCGGGCTCGCAAAAGACCTCTCGCCGAAAGGACTATTCATACATACCGAAGACGAGTACGAGCCGGGAACAAAACTCCTTCTCGAGTGCGACCTGTCGGGCGCGTTCCCGGTCAAAGCCTACTGTGAAGTAAAGAGGTACGAAACGAACGGTACAGGAGAGCACGGTATCGGGGTCGAATTCATAAACATATACGAATCCGATAGGGCGAAACTGGAAAGTTATATCGAGAAGAGCAAACATACTCTCAATTCCGACGACTATTATCTCTCCGACTTCAACGACATACCCGACGAAGACCTGTTTAAAAAAGCCGAGGTGTTCTGGCAATACGGCGTGGACATGGCGTCTAAGGGGTATATACGGTACAGAAGACCCCTTGCCTCGCCCTCCGCGCACAGGGTGATCATCGACGACGATTTCACCGGAAAGAAAAAAGAGATGATCATGATGGGCAGCAACAACTACCTCGGCATCACCGCGCATCCGAGGGTCATGAAAATAGCCAAGGAGAATATCGACAAATACGGTGCGGGCGCGGGTTCGGTGCCGCTTCTGGCAGGGACGTTCGATATACATAGGCGGCTCGAGATGAAGCTCGCCGAGCTCAAGGGGGCGGAGGACGCGATAATTTTCCCGAGCGGCTACGTAACCAACCTCGGATGCATACAGGCCCTCGTCAAGAACGAGGACCTCGCAGTCATAGACAGGCTCGCCCACGCGAGCATCATAGACGGCTGCATGCTGTCCTCTGGGACTTTCAGGACGTTCAAGCATTCGGACGTCGACAGCCTCGAGAGCGTATTGAAAAGGAATAAGGACAATTTTAAGGGAAAGATCGTTATCGTCGACGGCGTATACAGCATGGACGGGGACATCGCGCCTCTGCGACAGATAGCCGAAACGGCGCACAGGTACGGCGCCAAGGTCATGGTGGACGAGGCTCACGCCACGGGGGTCATAGGAGAGAGGGGAAAAGGCACTCCGAGTCATTTCAAAATGAAGCCGGGCGAGGTGGATATAGTCATGGGGACGCTCAGCAAATCGCTCGGCGGCATCGGAGGCTTCATCGCCTCGACCAAAGAGGTGGTGACCTATCTCAGATACTACACGAGGTCGTTCTTCTTCTCGTCGAATTTCCCGCCTTCGGTCGCGGCTTCCGTGCTCGCGGCGATAGAAGTCATGGAATCCGACAAATCTCTCCATGAAAACCTGTGGAGGAACATCAAGCACATGAAGGAGAGCCTTAAATCCATGGGCTTTAACACCGGACAGACCGAGTCGGCGATCATCCCTGTAATGATCGGAGACGAGCTGACTCAGAAAAAGATGAACAAGAGGTTCCACGAGGAGGGAATATACGTAAACGCCATTCCCCACCCCGCCGTGCCCAAGGGTCAGGAGAGGTTCAGGTTCAGCGTCATGGCCACGCACACGCGGGAAGACATCGACAAGACGCTCGAAGTGGTCGAGAAGCTGGGGAGGGAATTCGGAATAATAGGCAGGCCGGTTTCTCCAGGCGCCCCCGAAAGCGAAAAATACTCGGTGAGAGAAATATCCTCCAGGGAAGATATCGAAAAATCGGTCAGGTTCTCATGGAAGGTTTACAAGGACTACCCGGCATGGGTGCCGTACTTCCTGATAAAAGACCACGTCAAGCTCATTTCGAACGATTATTTCTACTTCAGAAAGGTTTACGGCAAGAGGTTCGTCGTCGAGGAGAACGGGGAGATAGTAGGCACGGTAAGCGCGTTCATTGACCACTACTATAACCGCTATCACGATACGAACGCCGGGTTCCTCGGTTTCTTCGAAGCCCTCCCGGATAAGGAAGAGGCGGTCGGGCTTATGCTGGCGAGAGCCGAGGAGTTTCTTGCAAGTGAAGGGTGCAGGGAGGTGCTCGGACCCGTGAACGGTATCTTCGGGCTTTTCGGCGGGGGGCTGCTCTCGAGCAACTACGGGAAGATACCTTCGTTCCTCCAGGTCTACACGCAGCCCTACTACCACGAATATTTCACCGGAGCCGGGTTCGGGCCTGTCAAAAAATTGCTCCACTACACGATAGACCTGAAATCCCCGGATAACGTCAAGGCGATAATGAAATACTCACGGGAGTTGGCCCTCCCGGATATTAAGATAAGGCAGATGAACAAGTCCGACTGGGAGAACGAGGTCAGGAGCGTGGTCAGGATATTCAACAATTCTCTCGCCCAGCTCTGGGGAAACGTCCCGTTCGATCCCGATGAATTCATGGAGATCGCGGACGAGTTCAAGAGCCTTATCGCTCCCGAATACTGGCTCATAGCGGAGTCGGGAGGGGAAGCGGTGGGCTTCATAGGCGGGTTCCCGCAGTACGCATCGGTGTTCAGGGGCCTCGACGGGGAACTCAGGCCCCACAAGCTGGTTACGCTGCCTCTCAAGCTGAGAGGAATAAAGGAAGGCGTTTTAATGATCATGGGACTCCTCGACGAGTACAAGGGAAAGAGGATAGGCTCGGTCCTCCTAAGCAGGGTCTGCGAGGCGATGATCGGGAACGGCTATGAAAAAGTGGCGGGCACGTGGGTCCTCGAGGACAACCTGGGCTCGCGGCGCATAGTGGAGAGCCTGGGCGGAAAGGTCGACCTCCACTGGGAGATGTATTCGAAAACCCCGGCGATAAGCGAACAGGCAAATGACTGA
- a CDS encoding ATP-binding protein codes for MTDRHYSMSEGNGTNIQKSVFSIVAFVLLLFCIGNLLLGLNRVNKPYPGFFFYRNLVVTDISPKTINGETLKRFKDKIREVNGIAVRTPEEVFSITDTYPVGTGVEYTIERNSGTFRVTIPIEKLTLKEMLLMFGIIYVIGVVFLIIGVMVLQMKPGLKASKAFFLFCASICVWFVGSFDAQAVYLFDQLSFFAWIFCPLFGIYLMFIFPSDTKLRGMTHNLVSILFLFISAMLFVLQFIFFHRYEVWKYINTASWIYVVLSTMIFPISSFVTYMNPASALEKQRAQIILLGCVFGLLAPASVVACITVFKISLPYNLMALPVIIFPVSIAYAIVKHKLFDIDVIIEKALTYGLLTGAVGGIFALTVLGFNVAFAKYGGWKNPAFFVILSGFLVIALNPLKNRIQDLVDLTFFRKKYDYRGTVEEVSYAMTSLLSLEKIIDKIIEIVESTMFSSPVSVFIYNQDLGSYERYFKDGEVRSSPDAALEEDNVLIQQLNFHGSEIFKEDLIADERYIHNSQKLMLEFERFSASLIIPLFFKKQLIGFIALGEKKSGLSYTSRDVKLLKLLANQSAIAIENALAFKLVEDYAKKLEKTNKELKDTQAQLVHAEKMSAIGQLAAGVAHEIRNPLNIIEGARYYISTYMMDKENTEVVGEYLDYIKHEIDRTNRLIDSLLKFSKAEPPYFERVNINSVIENVVILVRKQLSDNRINLTLKLDGNLPQIMADPNQLWQVFINIILNAVQAMPKGGDFTIETTTSWDEFASGNSNHVYIHFRDTGVGIDREDITKIFDPFFTKKDMGTGLGLSIAYKIIEKHKGRIIVESEKGVGTTFTIELPSNNHNITAGEADEQLEETGAGS; via the coding sequence ATGACTGACAGACACTACTCCATGTCGGAAGGGAACGGAACGAACATCCAGAAATCGGTATTCAGCATAGTTGCGTTCGTTCTGCTGCTCTTCTGCATAGGGAACCTACTCCTGGGATTGAACAGGGTGAACAAGCCCTACCCGGGATTTTTCTTCTACAGGAACCTCGTCGTAACCGACATATCGCCCAAGACGATCAACGGAGAGACGCTCAAGAGGTTCAAGGACAAGATCAGGGAAGTAAACGGCATTGCTGTAAGGACGCCCGAGGAAGTCTTCAGCATTACAGACACATACCCTGTAGGCACCGGCGTCGAATACACGATAGAAAGAAACAGCGGCACGTTCAGGGTCACGATACCGATCGAGAAACTGACGCTCAAGGAAATGCTCCTCATGTTCGGGATCATATACGTGATAGGCGTCGTGTTCCTCATCATCGGGGTCATGGTCCTTCAGATGAAGCCCGGTCTTAAGGCGAGCAAGGCGTTTTTCCTCTTTTGCGCATCTATATGCGTCTGGTTCGTCGGGTCTTTCGACGCGCAGGCCGTCTATCTATTCGACCAGCTGAGCTTCTTTGCCTGGATATTCTGCCCGCTGTTCGGAATATACCTGATGTTTATTTTCCCCTCCGACACCAAGTTGAGGGGAATGACCCACAACCTGGTCTCGATACTGTTTCTGTTTATTTCCGCCATGCTCTTCGTGCTCCAGTTCATCTTCTTCCACAGGTATGAAGTATGGAAATACATCAATACCGCGAGCTGGATCTACGTGGTCCTGAGCACCATGATATTCCCCATCTCCTCGTTCGTGACCTACATGAATCCTGCGTCTGCGCTGGAGAAGCAGCGAGCGCAGATAATACTGCTCGGCTGCGTTTTCGGCCTGCTCGCCCCGGCTTCGGTCGTAGCCTGCATCACGGTCTTTAAAATAAGCCTGCCCTACAACCTGATGGCGCTGCCCGTGATAATATTCCCGGTTTCTATCGCCTACGCCATAGTAAAGCACAAGCTCTTCGACATTGACGTCATCATCGAAAAGGCCCTCACGTACGGCCTCCTCACGGGAGCCGTTGGCGGAATATTCGCACTCACCGTGCTCGGGTTCAACGTCGCATTCGCGAAGTACGGCGGCTGGAAGAACCCCGCTTTCTTCGTGATCCTGAGCGGATTCCTCGTCATAGCGCTCAACCCGCTCAAAAACCGTATACAGGACCTTGTGGACCTGACGTTTTTCAGGAAGAAATACGACTACAGGGGGACAGTGGAGGAAGTGAGCTACGCCATGACCTCGCTCCTCAGCCTCGAGAAGATAATCGACAAGATCATCGAAATCGTGGAGAGCACGATGTTCTCGAGCCCGGTTTCGGTATTCATATACAACCAGGACCTCGGCTCTTACGAGCGGTATTTTAAAGACGGCGAGGTCAGGAGCTCGCCCGACGCGGCGCTCGAAGAAGACAACGTCCTCATTCAGCAGCTCAATTTCCACGGGAGCGAGATATTCAAGGAAGACCTCATAGCGGACGAGAGGTACATTCACAACTCTCAAAAGCTAATGCTCGAGTTCGAGAGGTTCAGCGCGTCGCTCATAATTCCGCTCTTTTTCAAAAAGCAGCTCATCGGGTTCATAGCGCTCGGGGAGAAGAAGTCGGGGCTTTCGTATACCTCGCGCGACGTGAAGCTGCTCAAGCTGCTCGCTAACCAGAGCGCGATAGCGATCGAGAACGCGCTTGCTTTCAAGCTCGTCGAGGACTACGCGAAGAAGCTCGAAAAAACGAACAAGGAGCTCAAGGACACCCAGGCGCAGCTCGTGCACGCCGAAAAGATGTCCGCGATCGGGCAGCTCGCTGCGGGTGTCGCCCACGAGATAAGGAACCCGCTCAACATCATCGAAGGCGCAAGGTACTACATATCCACATATATGATGGACAAGGAAAACACGGAGGTCGTCGGAGAATATCTCGATTATATAAAGCACGAGATCGACAGGACGAACCGACTGATAGACAGCCTGCTCAAGTTCTCGAAAGCCGAGCCGCCGTATTTCGAGAGGGTGAACATAAACAGCGTGATCGAGAACGTAGTCATCCTCGTACGGAAGCAGCTCTCTGACAACAGGATAAATCTCACGCTCAAGCTCGACGGGAACCTGCCGCAGATAATGGCCGATCCGAACCAGCTCTGGCAGGTATTCATCAATATCATATTGAATGCCGTTCAGGCGATGCCGAAGGGCGGGGATTTCACTATTGAGACCACGACCAGCTGGGACGAATTCGCGAGCGGGAACTCGAACCACGTCTACATACACTTCAGGGACACGGGCGTGGGGATAGACAGGGAAGACATAACGAAGATATTCGACCCGTTCTTCACGAAAAAGGATATGGGGACCGGGCTCGGTCTCTCGATAGCGTATAAGATAATCGAAAAGCACAAAGGCAGGATAATAGTGGAAAGCGAAAAGGGCGTCGGTACGACGTTCACGATTGAACTTCCATCAAATAACCATAATATTACTGCGGGAGAGGCAGATGAACAACTCGAAGAAACGGGTGCTGGTAGTTGA
- a CDS encoding response regulator, translating to MNNSKKRVLVVDDEQLILKIISDILTKEGYEVVIANNCEKAADYLRSSNFNVVLSDIKMPVKSGIDLLEEIKKKDPNIPVILMTGFASLETAVEAVQNGAFDYLIKPLDYGKLRSVIEHAADRYELYRENTRLLSDLKELNTNLELKVQERNRQLENTLNSTIESIITTDRDLVIETTNPKTSEIFGRNCVGEKLSSLFQGINFDTIVPKILSDPAYSTKHEVRHDSKFLEVTLSPLIDFETREIFGVIAATEDITEKKKLEAQLIHSAKMSGVGQLAAGVAHEFNNILSGIIGYTSLALTRQDLDSVRKDLKVIEKASDRAVEIVNKLLSFSRQKGEKFQVAQIESIIDDALGLVEHTFETEGIRILRSYEKVPAIRMNLGEIQQVFLNLAINSKHAMPNGGAIAISTKLAGNYVRIDFSDTGVGIPPENLPRIFEPFFTTKLSEGAKTGTGLGLSVIYAIIERHGGRIEVSSEVNKGTTFTIHLPNIQTVAKAPEPEQAKKSQNGKVIELRRKGNVLIIDDEEFIRDIVSECLSSTGHNVMTAESAEEAIELIKKNHFDITFLDFSLPNKNGLDLLREIKLIDPSSTVVIISSRPGEQLPDELSDEGAYNIIKKPFSVDQIQNAVSRVLGAEAVSR from the coding sequence ATGAACAACTCGAAGAAACGGGTGCTGGTAGTTGACGACGAGCAGCTCATATTAAAGATCATATCCGACATACTGACCAAGGAAGGTTACGAAGTCGTAATCGCCAACAACTGCGAGAAGGCGGCCGATTACCTGAGGTCATCGAACTTTAACGTCGTGCTCTCGGACATAAAAATGCCAGTTAAGAGCGGCATCGACCTCCTCGAGGAAATCAAGAAGAAAGACCCGAACATTCCGGTAATACTGATGACGGGATTCGCCTCGCTTGAAACAGCCGTAGAGGCGGTCCAGAACGGAGCCTTCGACTACCTGATCAAGCCGCTCGATTACGGGAAGCTGAGGAGCGTCATCGAGCACGCCGCCGACAGGTACGAGCTCTACAGGGAGAACACCCGTCTCCTCAGCGATCTCAAGGAGCTGAACACCAATCTCGAACTGAAGGTCCAGGAAAGGAACAGACAGCTCGAGAACACGCTCAACAGCACGATCGAGAGCATCATAACGACCGACAGGGACCTCGTCATAGAAACCACGAACCCGAAGACCTCCGAGATATTCGGCAGGAACTGTGTGGGTGAAAAACTGAGCTCGTTATTCCAGGGAATCAATTTCGACACCATAGTACCCAAAATATTGAGCGACCCGGCGTACTCGACGAAACACGAAGTGAGACACGACAGCAAGTTCCTCGAAGTGACGCTCTCGCCGCTTATAGACTTCGAGACTAGGGAGATTTTCGGCGTGATAGCAGCGACTGAGGATATAACCGAGAAGAAGAAGCTCGAAGCGCAGCTCATACACTCGGCCAAGATGTCGGGCGTGGGGCAGCTCGCGGCCGGGGTCGCGCACGAATTCAACAACATCCTCTCGGGAATCATAGGGTACACGAGCCTCGCGCTCACGCGGCAGGACCTCGACAGCGTCAGGAAAGACCTCAAGGTCATAGAGAAAGCCTCCGACAGGGCCGTCGAGATAGTGAACAAGCTCCTCTCCTTCTCGAGACAGAAGGGAGAGAAGTTCCAGGTCGCCCAGATAGAGAGCATCATAGACGACGCGCTGGGGCTCGTGGAGCACACGTTCGAGACGGAAGGAATAAGGATACTGAGGAGCTACGAGAAGGTCCCGGCCATAAGGATGAACCTGGGAGAGATACAGCAGGTGTTCCTCAACCTCGCCATAAACTCGAAACACGCCATGCCCAATGGCGGCGCTATAGCCATAAGCACGAAGCTCGCAGGGAATTACGTTAGGATAGACTTTTCGGATACGGGCGTTGGCATTCCGCCCGAGAACCTGCCCAGGATATTCGAGCCCTTCTTCACCACGAAGCTGAGCGAAGGCGCAAAAACGGGAACCGGCCTCGGCCTCTCCGTCATATACGCGATCATCGAGAGGCACGGCGGGCGGATCGAAGTCTCGAGCGAGGTCAACAAAGGGACTACCTTCACGATCCACCTCCCGAATATCCAGACCGTCGCGAAAGCCCCGGAACCGGAGCAGGCGAAGAAGAGCCAGAACGGCAAGGTAATCGAGCTCAGGAGAAAGGGGAACGTGCTGATAATCGACGACGAGGAGTTCATAAGGGACATAGTGAGCGAATGCCTTTCGAGCACCGGGCACAACGTAATGACCGCCGAGAGCGCGGAGGAAGCGATAGAGCTTATAAAAAAGAACCATTTCGACATCACGTTCCTCGACTTCTCCCTGCCTAATAAAAACGGCCTCGATCTTCTGAGAGAGATAAAGCTCATCGACCCCAGCTCGACCGTGGTCATCATAAGCTCAAGGCCCGGAGAGCAGCTCCCGGACGAGCTCTCGGACGAAGGCGCTTACAACATCATAAAGAAACCTTTCTCCGTGGACCAGATACAAAACGCAGTATCCAGGGTGCTTGGAGCGGAGGCCGTGAGCAGATAA
- a CDS encoding cation diffusion facilitator family transporter, producing MDNHERAHDIKNTKEKKSLTIVLALTACFMVVEAASGFYTGSLALLSDAAHMLTDVFALSLAYFALWFSVKPPTLTKTYGFYRAEILAALINGILLFVISGGIIVEAYERFKVPREVKSLEMTVVAITGLVLNLGSAYALSRYRSANLNIRGALYHVISDALGSAGAVIAGVVMLLTGWYYADSIISVLVSVLILRSAWVILRESVHILLEGTPRGMDLKAVQNTLCSHEGVLSVHDLHAWTLTQGFDALSAHLVVDDMRKSEELISDIKSQLSGKFHITHVTLQLETKECGTANGTCYEDSAGGK from the coding sequence ATGGATAACCACGAGCGCGCTCACGACATAAAAAACACCAAAGAAAAAAAATCTCTCACGATCGTGCTCGCACTCACCGCCTGCTTCATGGTGGTGGAGGCCGCCTCCGGGTTCTATACGGGCAGTCTCGCGCTCCTGTCCGACGCGGCGCACATGCTGACCGACGTATTCGCCCTCTCCCTTGCCTATTTCGCCCTCTGGTTCTCCGTCAAGCCGCCGACCCTCACCAAGACCTACGGATTCTACAGGGCGGAGATACTCGCTGCCCTCATCAACGGAATCCTCCTCTTCGTGATCTCCGGGGGCATTATCGTAGAAGCGTACGAGAGGTTCAAGGTCCCGCGGGAGGTAAAAAGCCTCGAGATGACCGTCGTCGCAATCACGGGGCTCGTGTTAAACCTGGGCTCGGCATACGCGCTGTCCAGGTACAGGAGCGCGAATCTGAACATCAGGGGCGCGCTCTACCACGTCATAAGCGACGCGCTCGGCTCGGCAGGGGCGGTCATCGCGGGCGTGGTGATGCTTCTGACGGGCTGGTACTACGCCGACAGCATTATAAGCGTACTCGTATCGGTACTCATATTGAGGAGCGCATGGGTCATCCTTAGGGAGTCGGTGCACATACTCCTAGAAGGCACGCCGCGGGGGATGGACCTCAAGGCCGTACAAAACACGCTCTGCTCCCACGAGGGCGTCCTCAGCGTGCACGACCTCCACGCGTGGACGCTCACACAGGGGTTCGACGCGCTGAGCGCGCACCTCGTCGTGGACGACATGCGGAAGAGCGAAGAGCTCATAAGCGACATAAAGAGCCAGCTCTCGGGTAAATTCCACATCACCCACGTTACGCTCCAGCTCGAAACGAAGGAGTGCGGGACGGCGAACGGGACGTGCTACGAGGACTCTGCGGGCGGGAAGTGA